GGACACGATGCCGTCGATCTCGGATACCACGGCTGGGTTAGACGGGTTCCGTGCTTCGAACAGTTCGGTCACACGAGGCAGACCTCCCGTGATGTCACCGGACTTACGGGTGGCACGCGGGATCTTCACAAGGATATCACCTGATTTGGTCTTATCCTTGTCGTTCACCATAATGTGTGCACCTACCGGGATGTTATAGTTTTTGAGAGGATCGGCGCCCTTCTTTCCGGTTGTGATCCGGATGGTTGGGTTCTTGGTTTTATCCTTGCTCTCAACGATCACTTTTTCCTTGTAGCCTGTTTGCTCGTCGGACTCTTCCTTGAACGTGATGCCTTCTTCGATGTTCTCAAACTCCAGCACCCCGTCGAATTCGGAGATGATTACGGCGTTATAAGGATCCCAGTCACAGATCAGATCACCTTTGGCCACCTTTGAGCCGGGTTTCACATACAACAGGGCACCATAAGGAATGTTACCGGTCATCAGCACAATACGTGTGTTCGGATCAACAATACGGAGTTCCGCAGAACGACCGATCACCACATCGTACTTCTTATCGCCATCATTCTTGGCAACAAACCGGAGTTCATCAATTTCCACGATCCCGTCATACTTTGCAGTCAACTGGGATTCAGAAGCGATCTTACTCGCGGTACCACCCACGTGGAAGGTACGCAGTGTCAACTGTGTTCCAGGCTCACCGATCGACTGAGCAGCGATCACACCTACGGCTTCACCCATCTGTACCATACGGCTTGTGGCCAGGTTACGGCCATAGCAGCGGGCGCAAACACCTTTCTTCGATTCGCATGTCAGCACCGAACGGATTTCCACCTGTTCGATAGGAGAATCTTCAACACGCTGTGCAATTTCTTCGTTGATCTCTTCACCTGAATTGGCAATTTGCTCACCGGTGATCGGATCAAAGATATCGTGAAGCGAGGTACGTCCGAGAATCCGGTCGTAGAGTGTTTCCACTACTTCTTCGTTGTTCTTCAGTGCTGTTGCTACCAGTCCGCGAAGCGTTCCGCAATCCGGCTCGGTGATCACCACATCCTGTGCGACGTCAACAAGACGACGGGTCAGGTAACCGGCATCGGCCGTTTTCAGGGCCGTATCCGCAAGACCTTTCCGTGCACCGTGGGTAGAGATGAAATACTCAAGGATCGACAGTCCCTCCTTAAAGTTGGAGATGATCGGGTTCTCGATGATCTCACCTCCGGTTGATCCGGACTTCTGCGGCTTGGCCATCAGACCCCGCATACCGGACAGCTGACGGATCTGCTCTTTCGAACCCCGTGCACCGGAATCCAGCATCATGTAGATCGGGTTGAAACCCTGCTTATCGGTAGAAAGGGTGTTCAACAGTTTCTGGGTGATACGGGAATTGGTATGTGTCCAGATATCGATGATCTGGTTGTAACGTTCGTTGTTGGTGATGAAACCCATGTTGTAGGAGTTCATCACATCATCCACCTGCAGGTGTGCATCATCGATCATCTTCTCTTTGTCTTCAGGGATGATCACGTCAAGCAGGTTGAAAGACAGTCCGCCTTTGAAGGCTTCCATAAAGCCAAGAGATTTGATATCGTCCAGGAAGTGGGCGGTATCGGCCAGGCTGGTCTCCTTCATGATACGGGAGATAATACGCTGCAGTGATTTCTTGGTCAGCAGTTCATCTATATAACCGATGCCCTTAGGTACCACCTGATTGAACAGTACGCGACCCACAGTGGTTTCCACCAGTTTGGTCACCAGTTCGTTATTCTCCTTCACCTCGGTACGCACCTTGATCACACTGTGAAGTTCCACCACCTTTTCGTTATAGGCGATGATCACATCTTCGGGTGAGTAGAACGTCATACCTTCACCGATCATAGCACGGTCTTCATCCGTCACACGACTCTTGGTCATGTAGTACAGACCCAATACCATGTCTTGCGATGGTACGGTGATCGGTGCACCATTGGCGGGGTTAAGGATGTTGTGTGATGCCAGCATCAACAGCTGAGCTTCCAGGATAGCCGCGTTTCCGAGGGGAACGTGAACGGCCATCTGGTCACCGTCAAAGTCGGCGTTGAATGCCGAACATACGAGCGGGTGAAGCTGAATGGCTTTTCCTTCAATAAGTTTTGGCTGGAAGGATTGGATACCGAGGCGGTGAAGCGTCGGGGCCCGGTTCAGAAGAACCGGATGGCCTTTCAGTACATTTTCGAGGATATCCCAGATAACGGGATCCTTCCTGTCCACAATCTTCTTTGCGGATTTCACTGTTTTCACAATACCACGTTCGATCAGCTTACGGATCACGAACGGTTTGAACAGCTCAGCAGCCATATTCTTTGGCAGTCCGCACTCGTGCAGTTTCATTTCAGGACCTACGACGATCACCGAACGTGCAGAGTAGTCAACCCGTTTACCGAGAAGGTTCTGACGGAAGCGACCTTGTTTTCCTTTGAGGCTATCGCTAAGGGATTTCAGGGCGCGGTTTGATTCCGTCTTCACGGCGCTGGCCTTACGGCTGTTGTCGAAGAGTGAATCCACGGCTTCCTGAAGCATCCGTTTCTCGTTTCTCAGGATCACCTCCGGTGCCTTGATCTCGATCAGGCGTTTGAGGCGGTTGTTCCTGATGATCACACGGCGGTAGAGATCATTCAGATCCGAGGTAGCAAAACGGCCACCATCCAGAGGTACAAGTGGGCGCAGTTCCGGCGGGATCACAGGCACCACCTTGATGATCATCCACTCCGGGTTGTTATCTTTTTGCTCTTGTGATTGACGGAAAGCTTCTACTACCTGCAATCTTTTCAGGGCTTCATTCTTCCGTTGCTGAGACGTTTCAGTGTTGGCCTGGTGACGGAGACTGTAAGACAGTTCATCCAGGTTCAAACGTGCAAGCAGATCATGCAATGCATCTGCTCCCATCTTCGCAATGAACTTCTGCGGATCGGTATCGTCCAGGTATTGGTTTTCTTTCGGCAGTTCCTCCAGGATGTTCAGGTATTCCTCTTCCGTAAGAAAGTCCAGGTAAGCCAGTCCGTCGGCTTCTTTTACCCCGGGTTGGATCACCACATAACGCTCGTAATAAATGATACTATCGAGCTTCTTCGTAGGTAAACCCAGCAGATAACCGATCTTATTCGGCAGGGATCTGAAATACCAGATATGGGCCACAGGCACCACCAACTGAATATGTCCCATTCTTTCGCGTCTTACCTTCTTCTCTGTCACTTCGACACCACAACGGTCGCAGACAATTCCCTTATAGCGGATACGCTTATACTTTCCGCAGTGACACTCCCAGTCTTTCACCGGTCCGAAGATCCTTTCACAGAACAAGCCATCACGTTCCGGCTTATAGGTTCTGTAGTTGATGGTCTCTGGCTTTAATACTTCGCCGCTGGACCTTTCCAGGATACTTTCCGGAGAGGCAAGACTAATGACGATCTTCGAGAATTCGCTTCTGGACTTAGTGTCTTTTTTGAAAGCCATGTGCTCTATATTAATAAGTTGTATAAATCTACTTTACTTCAGGTCAACGAGTATGGGGGCGGCCGCAGATCAGGGATCAAGTGACACGTCGAGACCCAGGCCACGCAATTCGTGCAACAGTACGTTGAACGATTCGGGGATACCCGGTTTCGGCATGGCTTCACCCTTAACGATAGACTCGTAGGCTTTTGCCCTTCCAACCACATCATCCGACTTCACCGTCAGGATTTCCTGAAGGATATTGGATGCACCGAATGCTTCCAGTGCCCAGACTTCCATCTCACCGAAACGCTGACCACCGAACTGCGCTTTACCGCCGAGAGGTTGTTGCGTGATGAGAGAGTATGGTCCGATGGAACGTGCGTGCATCTTATCATCCACCATATGACCCAGTTTCAGCATGTAGATCACACCTACGGTTGTGGGCTGCTGGAAACGCTCTCCTGTGCCACCATCGTGCAGGTACGTTTTACCGAAAGACGGTATACCGGCAGATTTGGTGTGTTCTTCGATCTCTTCGATAGAAGCACCGTCGAAGATCGGGGTATAGAACCGTTGGCCTGTTTTCAGTCCGGCCCATCCGAGAACGGTCTCATAGATCTGACCGAGGTTCATCCGGGAAGGTACACCCAGCGGGTTCAGTACGATGTCGACAGGCGTTCCGTCTTCCAGGAACGGCATATCTTCCTCACGTACGATCTTCGCTACGATACCCTTGTTACCGTGACGTCCGGCCATCTTATCCCCTACCTTCAGTTTCCGCTTCTTAGCGATATAAACCTTGGCGAGTTGAACGATACCGGTAGGCAGTTCATCCCCAACGGTCACCTGGAATTTCTTCCGCTTGTAGTGACCCATCAGGTCATTGGCCTTGATACTATAACTGTGTAACAACTGCTTGATAAGATCATTCTTCTTCTTATCAGGTGTCCATTCGCTTGGATCAACTTGCGTGTAGTCTACCTTTTGCAGAGCCTTCTGCGTGAACTTGGTTCCTTTGGGGATCACCATTTCCTTGAAGATGGTGGTCACACCGTTGGAGACCTTGCCGCTTACCAGCACAAACAATTTATCGACCAGTTTGGATTTCAGTTCACCGGCTTCCTTCTGGTATTCAGCATCCAGCTTTTCGATCAGCGCTTTGTCGGCATTGCGTGCCTTACGGTCTTTCAATGCACGTGAGAAAAGCTTTTTGTTGATCACCACACCTTCCACAGAGGGAGGTGCTTTCAGCGAAGCGTCCTTCACATCACCTGCTTTGTCACCGAAGATGGCACGAAGCAGTTTTTCTTCCGGAGAAGGATCTGTTTCCCCTT
This sequence is a window from Flavobacteriales bacterium. Protein-coding genes within it:
- the rpoC gene encoding DNA-directed RNA polymerase subunit beta', with product MAFKKDTKSRSEFSKIVISLASPESILERSSGEVLKPETINYRTYKPERDGLFCERIFGPVKDWECHCGKYKRIRYKGIVCDRCGVEVTEKKVRRERMGHIQLVVPVAHIWYFRSLPNKIGYLLGLPTKKLDSIIYYERYVVIQPGVKEADGLAYLDFLTEEEYLNILEELPKENQYLDDTDPQKFIAKMGADALHDLLARLNLDELSYSLRHQANTETSQQRKNEALKRLQVVEAFRQSQEQKDNNPEWMIIKVVPVIPPELRPLVPLDGGRFATSDLNDLYRRVIIRNNRLKRLIEIKAPEVILRNEKRMLQEAVDSLFDNSRKASAVKTESNRALKSLSDSLKGKQGRFRQNLLGKRVDYSARSVIVVGPEMKLHECGLPKNMAAELFKPFVIRKLIERGIVKTVKSAKKIVDRKDPVIWDILENVLKGHPVLLNRAPTLHRLGIQSFQPKLIEGKAIQLHPLVCSAFNADFDGDQMAVHVPLGNAAILEAQLLMLASHNILNPANGAPITVPSQDMVLGLYYMTKSRVTDEDRAMIGEGMTFYSPEDVIIAYNEKVVELHSVIKVRTEVKENNELVTKLVETTVGRVLFNQVVPKGIGYIDELLTKKSLQRIISRIMKETSLADTAHFLDDIKSLGFMEAFKGGLSFNLLDVIIPEDKEKMIDDAHLQVDDVMNSYNMGFITNNERYNQIIDIWTHTNSRITQKLLNTLSTDKQGFNPIYMMLDSGARGSKEQIRQLSGMRGLMAKPQKSGSTGGEIIENPIISNFKEGLSILEYFISTHGARKGLADTALKTADAGYLTRRLVDVAQDVVITEPDCGTLRGLVATALKNNEEVVETLYDRILGRTSLHDIFDPITGEQIANSGEEINEEIAQRVEDSPIEQVEIRSVLTCESKKGVCARCYGRNLATSRMVQMGEAVGVIAAQSIGEPGTQLTLRTFHVGGTASKIASESQLTAKYDGIVEIDELRFVAKNDGDKKYDVVIGRSAELRIVDPNTRIVLMTGNIPYGALLYVKPGSKVAKGDLICDWDPYNAVIISEFDGVLEFENIEEGITFKEESDEQTGYKEKVIVESKDKTKNPTIRITTGKKGADPLKNYNIPVGAHIMVNDKDKTKSGDILVKIPRATRKSGDITGGLPRVTELFEARNPSNPAVVSEIDGIVSFGKIKRGNREIIIESKTGEVKKYLVPLSKHILIQENDFVKAGEPLSDGAITPSDILSIKGPTKVQEYLVNEVQEVYRLQGVKINDKHFEVIVRQMMRKVEIQDPGDTRFLERQLVNKTEFTEENDWIFGKKVVVEGGDSETFKAGQIISARKLRDENSMLKRKDKKPVEARDAVPATSSSILQGITRASLQTESWISAASFQETTKVLNEAAVSAKIDYLRGLKENVIVGHRIPAGTGIRAYEKIVVGSREDYEALTSGREASKEEAVAEETK